The Salmo trutta unplaced genomic scaffold, fSalTru1.1, whole genome shotgun sequence sequence agaagacttccttaaaggagaatggaccaagatctccactacaggtgtgttgaaaacaatcagaacatcaactttagaccattgaaagttccctactagtcatatacatgtggaatatggtatgatgataacattccctctctctgtcaatgtgtttgtgtgtctgtagtgaatatagtggatgttgttctgcctccagagcccaagaccagagaacagttgttacaatgtgagtgtctttattgtgaagtaactaacagtctctttttactgccactcctaacaatccctctagaaatatatagcaatagtagatctaatcaaagactgggtatctatctgactcctcatatttctctgatttgatctctgctgtgctctaatcaaagacagggtagatacagtatctgacttgacttattgttctgactcccctcattggtctctgctcttctcccagattcctgtcagctcacactggacccaaacacagcaggcacactcctctctctgtctgaagggaacagaaaggtgacctgtACAGACCAAGTCCAACCATATCCTGGTcatccagacagattcaccaacatagtccaggtgctgtgtagagagggtctgactgggcgctgttactgggaggtagagtggagtgggggggctgatataggagtgacatataaaggaatcaacaggagaggagggggtgatgaCTGTTGTTttggatacaatgacaagtcctggagtctgttctgctatGACAACAGTTACTATGCATGGCACAATAATAActccactaccatagacgtcccctcctccagctcccacagagtaggagtgtatctggactggccagccggcactctgtccttctatagagcctcctctgacacactgacccacctgatcacattcaactccacattcactgagcccctctatccagggttttatCTTTATGTTGAAtcctcagtgtccctgaaataataacacacacacatactgaacacacacacacacactgaacacacacacacacacactgaacacacacacacacacactggacacacacacacacacacacacacacacacacacacacacactagacacacacacccacacactggacacacacacacacacacactggacacacacacacacacactggacacacacacacacacactggacacacacacacacacacacacacacacactgaacacacacacacactggacacacacacacactagacacacacacacacacactagacacacacacacacacactggacaaacacacacacacactga is a genomic window containing:
- the LOC115186443 gene encoding tripartite motif-containing protein 16-like — translated: LSLSQQRSAQAAVEASDQIFTELIRSIERRSSEVKELIRAQEKAQVSEAEGVLEQLKQEIAELRKRSTELEQLSHTEDHIHFLQSYQSLSSISVSSDLPSIVVRPLQYFGDVSKTVSELREKLEDFLKGEWTKPPEPKTREQLLQYSCQLTLDPNTAGTLLSLSEGNRKVTCTDQVQPYPGHPDRFTNIVQVLCREGLTGRCYWEVEWSGGADIGVTYKGINRRGGGDDCCFGYNDKSWSLFCYDNSYYAWHNNNSTTIDVPSSSSHRVGVYLDWPAGTLSFYRASSDTLTHLITFNSTFTEPLYPGFYLYVESSVSLK